A single region of the Lysinibacillus sp. B2A1 genome encodes:
- a CDS encoding aminotransferase, with protein MISFLDLKKINNKYEAELKQAASRVIDSGWYISGEEVDAFEKEFATYCGTKHCIGVSNGLDALKLILQAYGIGEGDEVIVPSNTYIASLLAISQVGAMPILVEPNLETYNIKPTLIEEKITPNTKAILVVHLYGRVVEMSPIMEMAAKYNLKVIEDAAQSHGAEYNGRRVGNLGDAAGFSFYPGKNLGALGDAGAITTNDDTLAERVKAYRNYGSHKKYENLYKGYNHRLDEMQAAFLRVKLPYLDKENTIRHHLAKMYLNHIKNELITLPSIPNHEEECVWHVFTVRVKNRQQFKNYLTEHDIQTIIHYPIPPHQQVAYSEWNELSYPVSEQIHLEIISIPISPVQTEEETWKVIEVVNNFKG; from the coding sequence ATGATTTCATTTTTAGATTTAAAAAAAATTAATAACAAGTATGAAGCAGAACTAAAACAAGCAGCTTCACGTGTAATTGATAGCGGCTGGTATATTTCTGGTGAAGAAGTAGATGCCTTTGAGAAAGAGTTTGCAACATATTGTGGTACAAAGCATTGTATCGGTGTTAGTAATGGATTAGATGCTTTGAAATTAATATTACAGGCCTATGGTATTGGTGAAGGAGATGAAGTAATTGTACCTTCAAATACGTACATCGCTTCGTTATTAGCTATTTCACAAGTAGGTGCAATGCCAATTTTAGTTGAGCCAAATCTTGAAACTTATAATATTAAGCCAACATTAATAGAAGAAAAAATCACACCAAATACAAAGGCAATTTTAGTTGTTCATCTTTATGGTCGTGTTGTGGAGATGTCCCCGATAATGGAAATGGCTGCAAAATATAACTTAAAGGTCATTGAGGATGCTGCACAGTCACATGGAGCGGAATATAATGGCCGACGTGTTGGAAATTTAGGAGATGCAGCAGGCTTTAGCTTTTATCCAGGAAAGAACTTAGGTGCTTTAGGAGATGCTGGTGCTATTACAACAAATGATGACACTTTAGCAGAAAGAGTAAAGGCATATCGAAATTATGGTTCCCACAAAAAATATGAAAATCTTTATAAAGGTTATAACCATAGATTAGATGAAATGCAGGCTGCTTTTTTACGAGTGAAACTACCTTATTTGGATAAAGAGAATACTATTCGACATCATTTAGCGAAAATGTATTTAAATCATATCAAAAATGAGCTAATTACACTACCAAGCATTCCAAACCACGAGGAAGAGTGTGTTTGGCATGTATTTACAGTTCGAGTTAAAAATCGCCAACAATTTAAAAATTATTTAACAGAGCATGATATTCAAACAATTATTCACTATCCGATTCCACCACACCAGCAAGTGGCTTATAGTGAATGGAATGAGTTAAGCTACCCAGTGTCCGAGCAAATTCATCTTGAAATTATTAGCATTCCTATTTCTCCAGTACAAACAGAAGAGGAAACGTGGAAAGTAATCGAAGTAGTAAATAATTTTAAAGGTTAA
- a CDS encoding glycosyltransferase, whose translation MKKILLLGEYSGLHTNLKSALVRLGHEVTLASAGDGKKGIYGDLNLNLESTTRIGKFKELKNILEGLEGYDIVQFINPYVSHKLGVLLYNTIYSKNDKIYCVAAGDDVEFLSFVLNGGMTPYTVFDEYIEQNHKLEYTSLLDKYLHRRFMSNMDGIIPAMWEYAESYRKSMYQNKLKETIPLSIDLEKIQYEEPKIGNKIVFYHASNRPLFKGTANIIKAMEIFKSKYPNDVEMINADFLPLNEYLEVMSKTHVVIDQCRSFSYGMNALYSGAKGKIVMSGSEEVAMKELKVENSPIINITPDISHILNEFERILENKHKILEMSHEIREYIEEVHDCSKIALRYLNTWK comes from the coding sequence ATGAAAAAAATTCTATTATTGGGCGAATATAGTGGACTGCATACTAATTTAAAAAGTGCTTTAGTGAGGTTGGGACATGAGGTAACTTTAGCTTCTGCAGGTGATGGAAAAAAGGGTATATATGGTGATTTAAATTTAAATTTAGAATCTACTACGAGGATAGGGAAATTTAAAGAATTGAAAAATATTTTAGAGGGTCTCGAAGGCTATGATATTGTTCAATTTATTAATCCTTACGTCTCACATAAATTAGGAGTTTTATTGTATAATACAATCTATTCAAAAAATGACAAAATTTATTGTGTTGCTGCAGGAGACGATGTAGAGTTTTTAAGCTTTGTATTAAATGGGGGGATGACACCCTATACAGTATTTGATGAATATATTGAACAAAATCATAAATTGGAATATACATCCCTTTTGGATAAATATTTACACAGGAGATTTATGTCTAATATGGATGGAATTATACCCGCGATGTGGGAGTATGCAGAAAGCTATCGGAAAAGTATGTATCAAAATAAATTAAAGGAAACAATACCACTTTCAATTGATTTAGAGAAGATTCAATATGAAGAACCCAAGATAGGAAATAAAATAGTATTCTATCATGCATCTAATAGACCTCTATTTAAGGGGACAGCAAATATTATTAAGGCAATGGAGATATTTAAAAGTAAATATCCGAATGATGTTGAAATGATAAATGCAGATTTTTTACCACTAAATGAATACTTAGAAGTCATGTCCAAAACTCATGTTGTAATTGATCAATGTAGAAGCTTTTCTTATGGTATGAATGCATTATATAGTGGTGCTAAAGGGAAAATAGTTATGAGTGGTTCTGAAGAAGTTGCAATGAAAGAGTTAAAAGTGGAAAACTCTCCTATTATTAATATTACACCTGATATATCTCATATTCTCAATGAGTTTGAACGTATTTTAGAAAATAAGCATAAAATTCTTGAAATGTCTCATGAAATCAGGGAGTATATTGAAGAAGTACATGATTGTTCAAAAATAGCTCTGAGGTATTTAAATACATGGAAATAA
- a CDS encoding O-antigen flippase has translation MNFFKTSLLSAISTFIKLASGLVINKVIAVYIGPAGVALIGQFQNFLNVVVTLGNGAINSGVTKYVAEYNDKDLMKRDAYITAAIKITLVVSVILGITLITSSRFISETLFNTVDYHILFKVLGGTLWLIGLNSIILSIINGLKKIRLFITINVTGSLLSLLFTTILTIKYNLWGALLAMILVQALLLFISLPIALKRLNIQFSLKKKSLSSEYYKKLLAFSSMSIVSIICVSVTQIAIRNHLANSFSLQEAGYWQSIWMISTMYLMIITTALSTYYLPRLSELNNVIDLKKEIVSGYKIIIPFVIISATSIYLLRDFIIAILFTNEFYPMRDLFFYQLLGDFFKMCSWGLAYLMIAKKMTSTFIITEIGFSMFFYILTVILTDQNGVIGVTYAYAINYFIYTIIIILVIRKWMNKIG, from the coding sequence ATGAATTTTTTTAAAACAAGTTTATTGTCTGCGATATCAACTTTTATCAAATTAGCTTCAGGTCTTGTTATTAATAAAGTGATTGCTGTTTATATAGGTCCTGCCGGTGTTGCTCTAATCGGGCAGTTTCAAAATTTTTTAAATGTCGTAGTGACACTTGGTAACGGAGCTATCAATTCTGGTGTAACAAAATATGTTGCAGAATATAATGATAAAGATTTAATGAAAAGAGATGCCTACATCACTGCTGCTATTAAGATTACTTTAGTTGTTTCTGTGATATTGGGTATAACGCTTATTACTAGCAGTCGATTTATTTCTGAAACCTTATTTAATACAGTAGACTATCATATTTTATTTAAAGTACTTGGTGGAACATTGTGGCTTATTGGTCTTAACTCAATTATATTATCAATTATTAATGGTTTAAAAAAAATACGACTATTTATTACAATTAATGTTACTGGTAGTTTATTATCACTGCTATTCACCACTATTTTAACTATTAAGTATAATCTTTGGGGTGCCTTACTAGCCATGATTCTTGTACAGGCACTATTATTGTTTATTTCATTGCCAATTGCTTTGAAAAGATTAAACATTCAATTTAGTTTAAAGAAGAAGTCTTTATCAAGCGAATATTATAAAAAGCTCTTAGCATTCTCTTCAATGTCTATTGTTTCAATTATTTGTGTTTCTGTTACACAGATAGCAATACGAAATCACCTAGCAAATTCATTTTCCTTACAAGAAGCAGGGTATTGGCAATCTATTTGGATGATTTCCACGATGTATTTAATGATAATTACAACTGCTCTTTCCACGTATTATTTACCTAGACTGTCAGAGTTGAATAATGTTATTGATTTAAAAAAGGAAATAGTATCAGGGTATAAAATTATTATTCCATTTGTAATAATTTCTGCTACATCTATCTATTTATTAAGAGATTTCATTATCGCTATTTTATTTACAAATGAATTTTATCCTATGAGGGACTTGTTTTTTTATCAATTACTTGGGGATTTCTTTAAAATGTGTAGCTGGGGATTAGCATATTTAATGATTGCAAAAAAAATGACTAGCACATTTATTATAACTGAGATTGGATTTTCAATGTTCTTTTATATTTTAACAGTAATTCTAACGGATCAAAATGGAGTCATAGGAGTAACATATGCATATGCTATAAATTATTTTATTTATACGATAATTATTATTTTAGTTATAAGAAAATGGATGAATAAGATTGGATAG
- a CDS encoding glycosyl transferase family 2 has translation MRKSRLEFSLIVCTLGRSIEIEELFESLENQKFKDFEVILIDQNEKNLLEDIVAKSQMKIKIKHIKSKEKGLSKARNRGIKVASGNYIAFPDDDCQYNSDTLLKIFNMFQNTNYDFITCNTKEKDSNNALVSLPNTKKIMQHNFYKIYGVSFTLFFNKKVISKVGEFDETLGVGSGTIFGAGEETDYLIRVVKNNYNGLYIPNIYVYHPAKELIYNQATFKRALMYGGGMGRVVKKHFNFLRTSRAIIAPLIKSILSISNINKAKFYFINFIGTLRGYYKS, from the coding sequence ATGAGGAAAAGTAGATTGGAATTTTCTTTAATAGTATGTACTTTAGGAAGAAGTATTGAAATAGAAGAATTATTTGAATCCTTAGAAAATCAAAAATTTAAGGATTTTGAAGTGATTCTTATAGATCAAAATGAAAAAAACTTATTGGAAGACATAGTAGCCAAGTCTCAAATGAAAATAAAGATTAAACATATAAAATCAAAAGAAAAAGGGTTATCTAAAGCAAGGAATCGAGGAATTAAAGTAGCTAGTGGAAATTATATTGCATTTCCAGATGATGATTGTCAGTATAATTCAGATACACTCTTAAAAATATTTAATATGTTTCAAAATACTAACTATGATTTTATTACATGTAATACCAAAGAAAAAGATTCAAATAATGCATTAGTAAGTTTACCCAATACGAAAAAAATAATGCAGCATAATTTTTATAAAATTTACGGGGTATCCTTTACTCTTTTTTTTAACAAAAAAGTAATATCTAAAGTAGGAGAGTTTGATGAAACATTAGGAGTGGGTTCAGGAACAATTTTTGGGGCAGGAGAAGAGACGGATTATTTAATTAGAGTTGTAAAAAATAATTATAATGGGTTATATATTCCAAATATATATGTATATCATCCAGCTAAAGAATTAATCTATAATCAGGCTACTTTTAAAAGAGCGTTAATGTATGGAGGAGGTATGGGAAGGGTTGTAAAAAAACATTTTAACTTTTTGAGAACGTCTAGAGCAATTATCGCTCCATTAATCAAGTCAATATTAAGTATTAGTAATATCAATAAAGCAAAGTTTTATTTTATAAATTTTATTGGAACGTTAAGAGGGTACTATAAAAGCTAA